In Paenibacillus algicola, a genomic segment contains:
- a CDS encoding response regulator — MTRSVLCVEDNRLNMQVMRHVIKRLHGVILREAVTAEQGIEIAQSERIDLIIMDIQLPGMDGFEALERLKEHEKTRDIPVIALSSFAEARDIERGLEAGFVEYVTKPIRAVQFMKLLEELLGVKEAGLS, encoded by the coding sequence TTGACACGAAGCGTGCTGTGTGTGGAGGATAACCGGCTGAACATGCAAGTGATGCGCCATGTTATCAAGAGGCTGCACGGGGTCATACTTCGAGAAGCAGTAACGGCGGAGCAGGGCATCGAGATCGCTCAGTCAGAGAGGATCGATTTGATTATCATGGATATCCAGCTGCCGGGAATGGACGGGTTTGAAGCGCTGGAGCGCCTGAAGGAGCATGAGAAGACCCGGGACATTCCGGTCATTGCCTTAAGCTCGTTTGCGGAGGCAAGAGACATTGAACGAGGGCTTGAAGCCGGCTTTGTGGAGTATGTAACCAAGCCGATTCGCGCAGTCCAGTTTATGAAGCTTCTGGAAGAGCTGCTGGGCGTGAAGGAAGCCGGGCTGAGCTAA
- a CDS encoding DUF2294 domain-containing protein, with product MVTQSLINQIASYTGKLLRDRFGKGPESVHVSIGDGCISLHIRNFIGPVEKFLLSKEEEQAFRYTRELLMKSLLPELTQYLKNETGIDVKEMYYDWGLQNATGIIVGLFESSSLTEYTYDEQAEVHEQVAILTARVQKLPERIRSWWVNPKTLIIVREGILILLEKELLELGYGNVLRTTKRKLEKRMFGQDIQVSEILGKELSDVYVDWDFDKDKGIAAYVFN from the coding sequence TTGGTTACCCAGTCCCTAATAAACCAGATTGCCAGCTACACGGGGAAGCTGCTCAGAGACCGCTTTGGTAAAGGTCCTGAATCTGTGCATGTTTCCATCGGAGATGGCTGCATATCGCTGCACATCCGCAATTTTATCGGTCCCGTGGAGAAGTTCCTGCTCAGTAAGGAGGAAGAACAGGCATTTCGCTACACGCGAGAGCTCTTAATGAAATCTCTTCTACCTGAATTAACGCAATATCTGAAGAATGAAACAGGTATTGATGTAAAAGAGATGTATTATGACTGGGGCCTTCAAAATGCAACCGGAATTATTGTGGGTTTGTTTGAAAGCTCATCTCTAACCGAGTACACCTATGACGAGCAAGCCGAGGTTCACGAGCAAGTCGCAATCCTGACAGCAAGGGTGCAGAAGCTGCCGGAACGAATCCGTTCCTGGTGGGTTAATCCCAAGACATTGATTATCGTCCGTGAAGGCATTCTGATTCTGCTGGAGAAGGAGCTGCTGGAGCTCGGGTACGGGAACGTCCTGAGAACGACCAAGCGCAAGCTGGAGAAGAGAATGTTCGGTCAGGATATTCAGGTGAGCGAAATACTCGGGAAAGAACTATCGGATGTTTATGTGGATTGGGATTTTGACAAGGATAAAGGTATTGCGGCTTACGTTTTTAACTAA
- the glpX gene encoding class II fructose-bisphosphatase, which produces MESPLALDLVRVAEEAALASARWTGRGDKNSADGAATAAMRTHFDKVAMDGTVVIGEGEMDEAPMLFIGERIGSGKGPQMDIAVDPLEGTETVANGLNNAISVIAAAPKGSLLHAPDIYMHKLAVGPALAGKLSLEDPIEVTLAKASQILNRSLADITVSILDRERHQEMIAALRQSGVRIKLLSHGDVMGAIETCTDSGVDLYVGSGGAPEGVLAAAALSCLGGEIQGKLIPETTEDHIRCRSMGLQDPRQLLGMEDMVGGSGVLFTATGVTSGDFLPGVKFLPGGRAETHSVMMYSRTRTVRYIRSVHTLESLNSPLYAAVSF; this is translated from the coding sequence ATGGAAAGTCCATTGGCATTGGATCTGGTAAGAGTGGCAGAGGAGGCGGCGCTGGCTTCAGCCCGCTGGACAGGCAGAGGGGACAAGAACAGCGCGGATGGCGCTGCTACGGCAGCCATGAGAACCCACTTTGACAAAGTGGCGATGGATGGAACCGTGGTTATTGGTGAAGGAGAAATGGATGAAGCCCCGATGCTGTTCATCGGAGAACGCATCGGGAGCGGGAAAGGGCCGCAGATGGACATTGCGGTCGATCCTTTGGAAGGCACCGAGACGGTGGCCAACGGCCTCAATAATGCGATATCGGTGATTGCCGCCGCGCCGAAAGGCAGCCTGCTTCATGCACCGGATATCTACATGCATAAGCTGGCGGTAGGACCTGCGCTGGCGGGTAAGCTCAGCCTGGAGGACCCGATCGAGGTGACACTGGCCAAGGCATCCCAGATCTTGAACAGATCTCTTGCAGACATTACCGTGTCCATCCTGGACCGGGAACGCCATCAGGAGATGATTGCTGCGCTGCGTCAATCGGGTGTGAGAATCAAGCTTTTGAGTCATGGAGATGTCATGGGAGCTATCGAAACCTGCACAGACAGCGGAGTAGATCTATATGTGGGATCTGGCGGAGCTCCGGAAGGGGTACTCGCAGCGGCAGCGTTAAGCTGTCTGGGAGGAGAGATTCAAGGGAAGTTAATTCCTGAAACAACGGAAGATCACATCCGCTGCCGGAGTATGGGGCTTCAAGATCCGAGACAGCTGCTTGGCATGGAGGATATGGTTGGCGGAAGCGGGGTACTGTTTACGGCAACCGGCGTGACCTCCGGAGACTTCTTGCCTGGTGTCAAGTTTCTGCCGGGCGGACGCGCGGAAACGCATTCTGTGATGATGTACTCTCGTACCCGGACCGTTCGCTACATCCGAAGCGTGCACACGCTGGAGTCATTGAACAGCCCGCTCTATGCTGCCGTTTCGTTCTAG
- a CDS encoding pyruvate, water dikinase regulatory protein, whose protein sequence is MYQSPAHFIAICSDSIGETAEAVVQAALRQFELKGAEIKRYMNVREEDEIVQLMNEVSARNGVVAYTLVQPELREVIREEAVRLNVRAVDIMGPMVQAIADTFNDYPKRMPGLLHRLDEGYFRRVEAMEFAVQYDDGKDVGAILKADVILLGVSRISKTPLSMFLAHKGYKTVNYPVVPELSTPSQLKEVSPGKIFGLTMDARHLLKIRTERLKVMGLPNEVQYTALERIEEELQYAHNLFQQLNCPVIDVTDKAIEETAGLIIQSLSQEGSMPSI, encoded by the coding sequence ATGTATCAGTCACCGGCTCATTTTATTGCAATATGCTCGGACTCCATCGGAGAGACGGCAGAAGCCGTCGTTCAGGCGGCGCTAAGGCAGTTTGAACTGAAGGGTGCCGAGATCAAGCGTTATATGAATGTACGTGAAGAAGATGAAATTGTTCAGCTGATGAATGAAGTTTCCGCCAGAAATGGCGTTGTAGCTTATACGCTCGTGCAGCCGGAGCTGCGCGAGGTCATTCGGGAGGAAGCGGTACGGCTGAATGTCAGAGCTGTCGATATTATGGGACCGATGGTTCAGGCCATTGCCGATACCTTCAATGATTACCCGAAACGGATGCCAGGATTGCTGCACCGGCTGGATGAAGGCTATTTCCGCCGGGTGGAAGCGATGGAATTTGCGGTTCAATATGATGACGGCAAGGATGTTGGGGCTATTTTGAAAGCAGATGTTATCTTGCTTGGCGTTTCCCGCATTTCCAAGACCCCCTTGTCCATGTTCTTGGCTCATAAAGGCTACAAGACCGTGAACTATCCCGTTGTACCAGAATTGTCCACCCCTTCACAGCTGAAGGAGGTTAGCCCGGGCAAGATCTTCGGACTGACGATGGATGCGCGGCATCTGCTCAAGATCCGCACCGAACGGCTCAAGGTCATGGGGCTGCCCAATGAGGTACAGTATACGGCGCTGGAGCGTATTGAGGAAGAGCTTCAATATGCGCATAATTTGTTTCAACAGCTGAATTGTCCGGTCATTGATGTTACTGATAAAGCTATTGAGGAAACCGCAGGACTCATTATTCAATCATTATCGCAAGAAGGCAGCATGCCGAGCATATAA
- a CDS encoding helix-turn-helix transcriptional regulator yields the protein MEIVNVVKKHAPITGEQIAEMLNVSRATLRTDLSKLVILDYIDAKPKVGYFLGNRGAAEREQKLSLLKMKVGDLHSVPIIIRETTTIQEAVVSLFLENVGNLIVTDAEGHLAGIVSRKDLLKVTLGNPSASSMPVSLIMTRRANVTTVEPEDTVLDAARKIIAQQIDSLPVVVKSESDNPDAWKVVGRITKTNIIKMLLDMVSEE from the coding sequence ATGGAAATTGTGAATGTTGTGAAGAAGCATGCTCCCATTACAGGAGAGCAGATTGCAGAAATGCTCAATGTCAGCCGCGCGACGCTGCGAACGGATTTATCCAAGCTGGTTATTCTGGATTATATTGATGCGAAGCCGAAGGTCGGATATTTTCTCGGCAACCGGGGAGCAGCAGAGCGGGAGCAGAAGCTGAGCCTGCTGAAGATGAAGGTCGGAGACCTGCACAGTGTTCCCATTATTATTCGGGAGACGACAACGATACAGGAAGCGGTTGTGTCCCTGTTCCTTGAAAATGTAGGCAACCTGATCGTGACGGACGCGGAGGGCCATCTCGCCGGGATCGTCTCCCGGAAGGATCTGCTCAAGGTTACTCTGGGCAATCCATCCGCCTCGTCCATGCCGGTCAGTCTCATTATGACGCGCAGGGCAAATGTGACCACGGTTGAGCCGGAGGACACCGTACTGGATGCGGCCCGCAAGATTATTGCCCAGCAGATTGACAGCCTTCCCGTGGTTGTCAAATCCGAAAGTGACAATCCGGATGCCTGGAAAGTAGTGGGCCGGATCACCAAGACGAATATCATAAAAATGTTGCTCGACATGGTTTCAGAAGAGTAG
- a CDS encoding GapA-binding peptide SR1P, with amino-acid sequence MKTMLNEGTGSLQGQRNQDLGLVICSKCGEMVDTLPTNGVKIIHGLCQSPSCSPQTEA; translated from the coding sequence ATGAAAACAATGCTTAACGAGGGTACAGGGTCGCTGCAAGGGCAGCGCAATCAGGATTTAGGGTTAGTGATCTGCTCCAAATGCGGAGAAATGGTGGATACCTTACCGACAAATGGAGTGAAAATCATCCACGGACTGTGCCAATCCCCGTCCTGCAGTCCTCAAACCGAGGCGTAA
- a CDS encoding GapA-binding peptide SR1P produces the protein MKTLAGMGAPQRQNECSKDWGLVICTRCGEMIDTLPTDGVKIFHSYCGRDECRKHSST, from the coding sequence ATGAAAACGCTCGCAGGCATGGGCGCACCACAGCGACAAAATGAGTGCAGTAAGGATTGGGGGCTGGTCATTTGTACCCGATGTGGAGAAATGATCGATACGCTGCCGACAGATGGGGTAAAAATCTTTCACAGCTATTGTGGACGGGATGAGTGCAGGAAACATAGTTCAACGTAA
- a CDS encoding cation diffusion facilitator family transporter, giving the protein MIKQGNTSSGIAALGNTCLAIIKAIAAGISGSGTMFASAMHSIADAVNQGFVFVGSVLAEKKPTKKFPAGFGRVINLVCMVAVIVVTVMAYETILKGFKLLQYPEESSNFLLNLIVLLIAVVIDGSILLKAMKEIVKETKADISADGLVRSAFQNVGRAAPPTRLVFYEDIVATLGALFALVAIVFAEFFSFSLLDGIATILIGFLMIGVAFKVGYDNMVGLIGVSAPRDVEEKISNLILGNPDVTDIRRLRIIQEGRTYHVEAYIELRSGMTLSEATQTKTRIAAKLTADHDVSDVVLGILEDDGVRLWNPKYDLE; this is encoded by the coding sequence ATGATTAAACAGGGCAACACCTCATCAGGCATTGCTGCACTAGGCAACACCTGCCTGGCTATTATCAAAGCGATTGCCGCCGGGATTAGCGGCAGCGGAACGATGTTCGCGTCTGCCATGCATTCCATCGCCGACGCGGTGAATCAGGGCTTCGTCTTTGTCGGAAGCGTGCTCGCTGAGAAAAAACCGACGAAGAAATTTCCCGCCGGCTTTGGCCGGGTCATCAATCTCGTATGTATGGTCGCCGTCATTGTCGTTACGGTAATGGCTTATGAGACCATTCTGAAAGGCTTCAAGCTGCTGCAATACCCGGAGGAATCAAGCAATTTTCTGCTGAATCTGATCGTACTGCTTATTGCAGTCGTCATCGACGGCTCTATTTTACTCAAGGCCATGAAGGAGATTGTGAAGGAGACCAAAGCCGATATTAGTGCTGACGGTCTTGTCAGGTCTGCTTTTCAGAATGTGGGACGTGCAGCACCGCCGACCCGTCTTGTTTTTTACGAGGATATTGTTGCTACATTGGGCGCCTTATTCGCTCTTGTTGCGATCGTATTTGCGGAATTCTTCAGCTTCAGCCTGCTGGATGGCATCGCCACTATTCTGATCGGCTTCCTGATGATCGGCGTTGCGTTCAAGGTAGGCTACGATAATATGGTCGGATTGATCGGAGTATCAGCTCCCCGGGACGTAGAAGAGAAAATTTCAAACCTTATTCTTGGAAATCCCGATGTCACTGACATTCGCCGGCTGCGCATCATTCAGGAAGGCCGCACCTATCATGTGGAGGCTTATATTGAGCTCAGATCCGGCATGACCCTGAGTGAAGCCACACAAACCAAGACCCGCATTGCTGCAAAATTAACGGCAGATCACGACGTATCAGACGTTGTGCTGGGCATTCTGGAGGATGATGGCGTCCGATTGTGGAATCCCAAATATGATCTGGAGTAA
- a CDS encoding S9 family peptidase — MLQFPKPDVEQFFQTYIIRHFGLSRDEKRLLFSSNLNGAFNLWAMDLDGEGSYPYPLTYNGQQCQFIKADPLEMHILTSFDRDGDENYQLYALPWNGGEPLPLFDDVSPEDKHYFVHLSEDGTRLYYNTSKDNPSCLNTRRFHLDTGHDELLLEGKDVTTELSAVSPDESSLVYTQSYANTYYVSYLLKDGQSTCLTPDPEQVHMSGDAIYLDQERLVFVTDYDAEYAYVAEYNIQEEQFRPLVQLEREAVSRIKYDKGSGMLYILTDKGVEDRLYSYQLRTGRLAAIALPGDIVDQIVAARSGALYVLARGAAKPHNIYRYQDEAWTMLTKNVITGLTDHELSSPETVTYSSFDGMQIEALLYRAKEENKNGRTIFWPHGGPQAAERKQFRAMFQYLLARGYHIFCPNFRGSTGYGSSFVKLVEQDWGEGPRKDCLAGMEWLFEQGISDREKLFVMGGSYGGYMTLLLAGRNPEYFRAAVDIVGVSNLLTFYNSVPEHWKPMMERWIGNPERDRERFIKDSPITYLDQMTNPLLIIQGANDPRVVKEESDQIVEALREKGRDVEYLVFEDEGHGIAKKDNEKIAYARIADFLDRHSIS; from the coding sequence ATGCTGCAGTTTCCCAAGCCTGACGTGGAGCAGTTCTTCCAGACTTATATTATTCGCCATTTCGGTTTAAGCAGGGATGAGAAGCGATTGCTGTTCAGCAGTAATCTGAACGGGGCATTCAATCTTTGGGCGATGGATCTGGATGGAGAAGGCTCCTATCCGTATCCGCTTACATACAATGGTCAGCAATGCCAATTTATTAAAGCCGATCCGCTGGAAATGCATATTCTGACTTCATTTGACCGAGACGGCGATGAAAATTACCAGCTGTATGCCCTGCCTTGGAATGGTGGTGAGCCCCTGCCTTTGTTTGATGATGTGTCACCGGAGGATAAGCATTATTTCGTTCATCTCTCAGAGGACGGGACAAGGCTGTACTACAACACGTCGAAAGACAATCCATCCTGCCTGAACACTCGCAGATTTCACCTGGACACGGGTCATGATGAGCTGCTCCTGGAAGGAAAGGATGTCACGACAGAGCTATCGGCTGTAAGCCCGGATGAAAGCAGCCTGGTATATACCCAATCCTATGCGAACACTTATTATGTCAGTTACTTGCTAAAGGATGGGCAGAGCACCTGCCTGACTCCGGACCCAGAGCAGGTACATATGTCCGGGGATGCGATTTACCTTGACCAAGAACGCTTGGTGTTTGTGACAGATTATGATGCAGAATATGCTTATGTTGCGGAATATAACATACAGGAGGAGCAGTTCCGTCCTCTGGTTCAGCTGGAGCGGGAGGCTGTCAGCCGAATAAAGTATGACAAGGGCTCCGGTATGCTGTACATTCTTACCGACAAGGGTGTTGAGGATCGGCTCTACAGCTATCAGCTCCGTACCGGCAGGCTTGCTGCTATAGCACTTCCTGGAGATATCGTGGACCAGATCGTCGCGGCGCGTTCCGGTGCACTGTACGTGCTGGCCAGAGGTGCAGCAAAGCCTCATAATATTTATCGCTATCAAGATGAAGCCTGGACTATGCTGACCAAAAATGTTATTACCGGTCTGACGGATCATGAGCTCTCCTCTCCGGAAACCGTCACCTATTCTTCTTTTGATGGCATGCAAATCGAAGCCTTGCTCTACCGGGCGAAGGAAGAGAACAAGAATGGCAGGACCATTTTCTGGCCGCACGGGGGACCGCAGGCTGCAGAGCGGAAGCAGTTTCGTGCCATGTTTCAATATCTTTTAGCGAGAGGATATCATATTTTTTGCCCTAATTTCCGTGGCAGCACCGGGTATGGCAGCTCTTTCGTCAAGCTGGTTGAGCAGGATTGGGGCGAAGGTCCTCGAAAGGATTGCCTTGCTGGAATGGAGTGGCTGTTTGAACAGGGGATCTCTGATCGCGAGAAGCTCTTTGTTATGGGAGGCAGCTATGGCGGATACATGACACTGCTGCTTGCCGGGCGCAATCCGGAATATTTCCGGGCTGCCGTGGATATCGTGGGCGTAAGCAATCTATTGACCTTCTATAATTCTGTGCCGGAGCACTGGAAGCCGATGATGGAACGCTGGATCGGAAATCCTGAACGTGACCGGGAACGATTTATCAAGGATTCCCCGATCACTTATTTGGATCAGATGACAAATCCTCTGCTCATTATCCAAGGGGCCAATGATCCCCGGGTCGTGAAGGAGGAGTCGGATCAGATCGTGGAAGCGCTGCGTGAGAAGGGAAGAGATGTAGAATACCTCGTCTTTGAAGACGAAGGTCACGGCATTGCAAAAAAAGATAACGAAAAAATAGCATACGCCAGAATCGCAGATTTTCTCGACCGGCACAGCATCTCTTAA
- a CDS encoding collagen-like protein: MGMFLPFSLPGFPPGPQGPGFGPGPGGPFGPPGFGPGPGATGQPPTAPPPAAVPQQSSPSLMAVDPGGIRGCLYRNTYIWLNNGESFWYYPTFVGRNSAAGFRWSGRFWYYFGIDLRRISSYSCFY; the protein is encoded by the coding sequence ATGGGAATGTTCTTACCCTTTAGCCTGCCAGGGTTTCCGCCTGGACCGCAAGGACCCGGATTTGGACCTGGGCCTGGAGGGCCCTTCGGTCCTCCCGGATTTGGACCCGGCCCCGGAGCAACCGGCCAGCCGCCAACCGCGCCGCCGCCAGCCGCTGTACCCCAGCAGTCTTCACCTTCGCTGATGGCGGTCGATCCGGGCGGGATCCGCGGCTGTCTTTACCGGAATACTTATATCTGGTTGAATAACGGCGAAAGCTTCTGGTATTACCCTACGTTTGTAGGCCGTAATTCAGCTGCCGGCTTCCGCTGGTCAGGCCGCTTCTGGTATTATTTCGGGATTGATTTACGCAGGATCAGCTCATATTCTTGTTTCTATTAA